In Sporichthya polymorpha DSM 43042, a genomic segment contains:
- the dusB gene encoding tRNA dihydrouridine synthase DusB, with protein MLTPLRLGTHEIWPPVVLAPMAGITNRAFRRLCREHGAGLYVNEMVTARGLVEGDRTTRAMVSFDADEFPRSLQLYGTDADSIAGAVRLVVAENLADHVDLNFGCPVPKVTRKGGGSALPWKRALFARIVAGAVDAADGAVPVTVKMRVGIDDEHPTFLDAGRIAAEAGVAWVALHARTAAQHYSGQADWSKIAELKESLAGTGVPVLGNGDIWEAGDALRMVAETGCDGVVVGRGCLGRPWLFGNLAAAFDGRPDPGHPGLGQVAATLRRHADLMTEDLGEFKACQEIRKHIAWYLKGFAVGSGLRQALGLVGSLAELDRLLAELDTDQEFPAASLGVPRGRAGSPRRVALPDGWLDDAGDAVVDDADAGLAALSGG; from the coding sequence GTGCTGACCCCGCTCCGCCTGGGCACGCACGAGATCTGGCCGCCGGTCGTGCTGGCCCCGATGGCGGGAATCACCAACCGGGCCTTCCGTCGCCTGTGCCGCGAGCACGGCGCCGGGCTGTACGTGAACGAGATGGTCACCGCGCGCGGACTCGTCGAGGGCGACCGGACGACGCGGGCGATGGTGTCCTTCGACGCCGACGAGTTCCCCCGCAGCCTCCAGCTCTACGGCACCGACGCGGACTCCATCGCCGGTGCGGTGCGGCTCGTGGTGGCCGAGAACCTCGCCGACCACGTCGATCTGAACTTCGGCTGCCCGGTGCCCAAGGTGACGCGCAAGGGCGGCGGCTCGGCGCTGCCGTGGAAGCGGGCGCTGTTCGCGCGGATCGTCGCCGGCGCGGTGGACGCGGCCGACGGTGCGGTGCCGGTGACGGTGAAGATGCGCGTCGGCATCGACGACGAGCACCCGACGTTCCTCGACGCCGGCCGGATCGCCGCGGAGGCCGGCGTCGCCTGGGTCGCCCTCCACGCCCGGACCGCGGCGCAGCACTACTCGGGCCAGGCGGACTGGTCGAAGATCGCGGAGCTGAAGGAGTCGCTGGCCGGCACCGGCGTCCCGGTGCTCGGCAACGGCGACATCTGGGAGGCCGGTGACGCCCTGCGCATGGTCGCCGAGACCGGGTGCGACGGCGTGGTCGTCGGGCGTGGCTGCCTCGGCCGGCCCTGGCTGTTCGGCAATCTCGCCGCTGCGTTCGACGGCCGCCCCGACCCCGGCCACCCCGGGCTCGGCCAGGTCGCGGCCACGCTGCGTCGGCACGCCGACCTGATGACCGAGGACCTCGGCGAGTTCAAGGCGTGCCAGGAGATCCGCAAGCACATCGCCTGGTACCTCAAGGGGTTCGCGGTGGGCTCCGGGCTGCGGCAGGCGCTCGGCCTGGTCGGCTCGCTGGCGGAGCTGGACCGCCTGCTGGCCGAGCTCGACACCGACCAGGAGTTCCCGGCCGCGAGCCTCGGCGTCCCCCGCGGACGGGCGGGCTCACCGCGCCGTGTCGCCCTGCCCGACGGGTGGCTCGACGACGCCGGTGACGCGGTCGTCGACGACGCCGACGCGGGTCTCGCGGCCCTCTCGGGGGGATGA
- a CDS encoding glycine--tRNA ligase, giving the protein MPADRIDAIVGLSRRRGFVFPSSEIYGGMRSCWDYGPLGVELKENIKRQWWKACVQSRDDVVGLDSSIILATDVWKASGHLESFVDPLTECQACHKRWRVDQITENPAELANLSCPGCGSPGSLTEPRPFNGLLRTHLGPVEDADAVHYLRPETAQGIFVNFANVLTTSRRRPPFGIGQVGKSFRNEITPGNFIFRTREFEQMELEFFVEPGTDERWHEYWLAERWAWYLDLGIPEADLRRYEHPADKLAHYSRRTVDIEYRFGFSAGAGTEWAELEGVANRSDFDLTTHSKNSGNDLSYFDQTTGERWTPYVIEPAAGLTRCVLAFLLAAYSEDTAPNAKGNPEKRTVLRLDPRLAPVKAAVLPLSRNPELSPRAREVAAGLRRHWNVEFDDAGAIGRRYRRQDEIGTPYCVTLDFESLDDGAATVRDRDSMRQERVSLDRLTGYLAERLVGC; this is encoded by the coding sequence TTGCCTGCTGACCGGATCGACGCGATCGTCGGCCTCAGCCGTCGCCGGGGCTTCGTGTTCCCGTCGAGCGAGATCTACGGCGGCATGCGTTCGTGCTGGGACTACGGGCCGCTCGGGGTCGAACTCAAGGAGAACATCAAGCGGCAGTGGTGGAAGGCGTGCGTCCAGAGCCGCGACGACGTCGTCGGGCTGGACTCCTCGATCATCCTCGCCACCGACGTCTGGAAGGCCTCGGGCCACCTCGAGTCGTTCGTCGACCCCCTCACCGAGTGCCAGGCCTGCCACAAGCGCTGGCGCGTCGACCAGATCACCGAGAACCCCGCCGAACTCGCGAACCTGTCGTGCCCCGGTTGCGGCAGCCCCGGGTCGCTCACCGAGCCCCGGCCGTTCAACGGTCTGCTGCGCACGCACCTCGGCCCGGTCGAGGACGCCGACGCCGTGCACTACCTGCGCCCGGAGACGGCGCAAGGGATCTTCGTCAACTTCGCCAACGTGCTCACGACGTCCCGGCGCCGTCCGCCGTTCGGCATCGGTCAGGTCGGCAAGAGCTTCCGCAACGAGATCACGCCGGGCAACTTCATCTTCCGCACGCGTGAGTTCGAGCAGATGGAGCTCGAGTTCTTCGTCGAGCCCGGCACCGACGAGCGCTGGCACGAGTACTGGCTCGCCGAGCGCTGGGCCTGGTACCTCGACCTCGGCATCCCCGAGGCCGACCTGCGCCGCTACGAGCACCCCGCGGACAAGCTCGCGCACTACTCGCGACGCACCGTCGACATCGAGTACCGCTTCGGCTTCAGCGCCGGCGCGGGCACCGAGTGGGCGGAGCTCGAAGGCGTCGCCAATCGCAGCGACTTCGACCTCACCACTCACAGCAAGAACTCCGGCAACGACCTGAGCTACTTCGACCAGACCACGGGCGAGCGCTGGACGCCCTACGTCATCGAGCCCGCGGCCGGGCTGACCCGCTGCGTGCTGGCGTTCCTGCTCGCGGCGTACTCCGAGGACACCGCCCCCAACGCGAAGGGCAACCCGGAGAAGCGGACGGTGCTGCGGCTCGACCCGCGCCTCGCCCCGGTGAAGGCGGCGGTGCTGCCGCTCTCGCGCAACCCCGAGCTCTCGCCGCGCGCCCGCGAGGTCGCGGCCGGCCTGCGCCGGCACTGGAACGTCGAGTTCGACGACGCCGGCGCGATCGGCCGGCGGTACCGACGGCAGGACGAGATCGGCACCCCGTACTGCGTGACGCTGGACTTCGAGTCGCTCGACGACGGCGCCGCCACCGTGCGCGACCGCGACTCGATGCGCCAGGAGCGGGTCTCGCTCGACCGGCTGACGGGGTACCTCGCCGAGCGGTTGGTGGGGTGCTGA
- a CDS encoding DUF6703 family protein: MAAKPRPRNAHPRVRANVPPDKIANRVATTTAPGLLWLSRMPKLVLPAFVAVALVGGLIAGGILGLLLLVVVVGLLGWLLAAFWPTLPNAGRALRVAALAAVIVVGVLNL, translated from the coding sequence ATGGCCGCGAAACCACGTCCCCGCAACGCGCATCCGCGGGTGCGCGCGAACGTCCCGCCGGACAAGATCGCCAACCGCGTCGCGACGACGACCGCGCCGGGCCTGCTCTGGCTGAGCCGGATGCCGAAGCTCGTGCTGCCCGCGTTCGTCGCGGTCGCGCTGGTCGGCGGACTGATCGCCGGCGGAATTCTCGGCCTGCTCCTGCTGGTTGTGGTCGTCGGACTGTTGGGGTGGCTGCTCGCCGCGTTCTGGCCGACGCTCCCCAACGCCGGTCGCGCGCTTCGCGTCGCGGCCCTGGCCGCGGTGATCGTCGTGGGAGTGCTCAACCTCTGA
- a CDS encoding Fur family transcriptional regulator, translating to MSDAGVRPQRATRQRAAVAAALDAVSDFRSAQELHDLLKQRGENVGLTTVYRTLQSLAESGEVDVLRTDDGESIYRRCSDGHHHHLVCRVCGRAVEVEGPAVERWADKVAAEHGFTDVSHTVEIFGRCADCSAT from the coding sequence ATGAGTGACGCCGGAGTCCGGCCGCAGCGCGCGACGCGCCAGCGGGCCGCGGTCGCCGCCGCGCTCGACGCCGTCTCCGACTTCCGCAGCGCGCAGGAACTGCACGACCTGCTCAAGCAGCGTGGGGAGAACGTCGGCCTGACGACGGTGTACCGGACGCTCCAGTCGCTCGCCGAGTCCGGCGAGGTGGACGTGCTCCGCACCGACGACGGTGAGTCGATCTACCGTCGCTGCAGCGACGGGCACCACCACCACCTGGTCTGCCGGGTCTGCGGCCGCGCCGTCGAGGTCGAGGGACCCGCCGTCGAGCGGTGGGCCGACAAGGTCGCGGCCGAGCACGGGTTCACGGACGTCAGCCACACCGTCGAGATCTTCGGCCGCTGTGCCGACTGCTCCGCCACCTGA